In Elaeis guineensis isolate ETL-2024a chromosome 1, EG11, whole genome shotgun sequence, a genomic segment contains:
- the LOC105060196 gene encoding BTB/POZ domain-containing protein At4g30940 — protein sequence MAKGSDRVRFIVGGKIFETTTTTLASAGRHSMLGALLDDSWNLRQPAAGVGVGGEYFIDRNPACFAVLLDLLRTGELHVPPKVPERLLYREALFYGLLDHVRAARWGPFDGNLLRPAASVAGRAPGDGTAIRAGPDGGCCVAHGSMVHVYDWMLEEHRPISLDYQQVNDVGYLDTQSIVVTARERLGKGDGGMGLFCSSTGELRHRFRVAHDNQVKSFTAGALSFSSSDHTIFSSCKGRCNEYGIGVWDQNTGQQVDFFYEPPGCLLGDADKLQWLDGSNCLMVATLFPRTDNCFIGLLDFREKSVVWSWSDAGITTSLDEKRVLHAIAMEDGRSICVVNQYEDLGFMDLRSNAGGVRWSSRSRLMNRKLPAEESCYPKLAAHGGQLFSSMNDSISVFCGPEWVLTSSLRRSYGGSICDFSIGGDRLFALHSDENVFDVWETPPSPIIY from the coding sequence ATGGCGAAGGGAAGCGACCGGGTCCGATTCATTGTGGGAGGCAAGATCTTTGAGACCACTACCACCACTCTCGCCAGCGCCGGCCGCCACTCCATGCTCGGCGCCCTCCTCGACGATTCCTGGAATCTCCGGCAGCCCGCAGCAGGCGTCGGCGTCGGCGGCGAGTACTTCATCGACCGAAACCCCGCCTGCTTCGCCGTCCTTCTCGACCTCCTCCGCACCGGCGAGCTCCACGTGCCGCCCAAAGTCCCAGAGAGGCTCCTCTACCGCGAGGCCCTCTTCTACGGCCTCCTCGACCACGTCCGCGCCGCCCGGTGGGGCCCCTTCGATGGCAACCTCCTCCGCCCCGCCGCCTCCGTTGCCGGCCGAGCCCCCGGTGACGGCACTGCCATCCGCGCCGGCCCCGACGGCGGCTGCTGCGTCGCCCACGGCAGCATGGTCCACGTCTACGACTGGATGCTCGAAGAGCACCGCCCCATCAGCCTCGACTACCAGCAGGTCAACGACGTCGGCTACCTCGACACCCAGAGCATCGTCGTCACCGCCCGGGAGCGGCTCGGCAAGGGCGACGGTGGGATGGGATTGTTCTGCTCGTCGACCGGCGAGCTCCGTCATCGGTTTCGAGTAGCCCACGACAACCAAGTTAAGAGTTTTACTGCTGGAGCTCTCAGCTTCAGCAGCTCAGACCACACGATCTTTTCTAGTTGCAAGGGGAGGTGCAACGAGTATGGAATTGGTGTCTGGGATCAGAACACAGGCCAGCAGGTAGATTTCTTTTATGAGCCGCCAGGTTGCCTTCTCGGCGACGCTGATAAGCTCCAGTGGCTGGATGGAAGCAATTGCTTGATGGTTGCCACACTGTTCCCAAGAACGGATAACTGTTTCATTGGTTTGTTGGACTTCAGGGAGAAGAGTGTGGTGTGGTCTTGGTCTGATGCCGGAATCACGACATCTCTTGATGAGAAGAGGGTCCTCCATGCGATTGCAATGGAGGATGGCCGGTCCATTTGTGTAGTAAACCAGTATGAGGACTTGGGTTTCATGGATTTAAGGAGCAATGCAGGAGGGGTCAGGTGGAGCTCTAGAAGCAGGCTTATGAACCGCAAGCTGCCCGCCGAGGAGAGCTGCTATCCGAAGCTCGCAGCACATGGCGGGCAGCTGTTCTCCTCCATGAACGACAGCATCTCGGTGTTCTGTGGACCTGAGTGGGTGTTAACATCTTCGCTTCGGAGGAGCTACGGTGGTTCGATCTGTGATTTCTCGATCGGTGGTGATCGGTTGTTTGCTCTGCACAGCGACGAGAATGTGTTCGATGTGTGGGAGACGCCGCCTTCTCCGATCATCTACTAA